The Fibrobacter sp. UWB15 sequence AACAAAAAGAGGACTCACTCTCCAGTCACCTGGACAGTCTTTCGTGCAAGACAAAAACCGAAGATAATTGCGAATACGGGAGCCTGAAAGACGATCGTGATGGACAAACATATAAGACCGTGAAAATCGGTGACCTTTGGTGGATGGCGGAAAATTTGAATTACTCGGATAGCGTAAATACACCGAGCCTTTTGGGACGTAGCTGGTGCTATGATAATAAACCTGAGAATTGCGCAGCAGCGGGTCGCCTGTATGTTTGGTCTGCTGCGATTGATTCGGTGAAACTTGCCGCCGATGCCGAGAACCCGCAGGAATGTGGTTATGGCAAGGTGTGCTCGCTTCCGGAAAAGCTGCAGGGAATCTGCCCGAGCGGCTGGCATTTGCCGATCAACGACGAATGGCGCGCACTCGTTGCCGAAGCGGGCGGAGACTCGTTGGCGGGCATGATGCTGAAGGCTAAAACCGGATGGAACCTTGGAGGCGAGGGAATCGACGGCATTGGATTCTCGGCTGTGCCCACAGGACGCTATAAGCAGGGCGTATTCGAATACGATAATTACGCTTATTTCTGGAGTGCAAACTCTTTGGGAGAAGAGAACGGGCTCCAGCAAGATCCCTATATGGTATCCCTTATGCTCCTTTATTCTGACGGAGACGAGTCGTTCTTGACAAGCATTGACAGAAACTATGGACACGCAATTCGCTGCGTGAAGAATTAGAGATGCGACGCAAAGACCGTGAAGTTTTAGGCGACGAAAACATCGCGAAGATTATCGAGCAGTGCACGACATGCCACATTGCGATGGTGGACGATGCGGATGCGGGCATGCCCTACGTGATTCCGATGTCATTCGGGTATAGTTTGATGGATGGTGTACTGGAATTGTATTTCCACTGTGCGCATGTCGGCAAGAAGCTCGACTGCATCCTCAAGAATCCGAACGTGGCGTTTAGCATGTGCGTCGAGAACCGCATCGAGATTCACGAAGATGTTTATTGCAAGAGCGGGCGCTTTTACGCAAGCGTCGTCGGGCAGGGCAAGGCCGAAATTGTCGAGGATGTTGCCGAAAAATGCCGCGGGCTCTCGCTCCTGATGGAACGGCAAGCAGCAGGTGCTCTGCACGCCTCAGGCTCGGCGCCGTTTATGCACTCCCCGCACGAGTTCGAATTCACGCCCGCGCAGGCCGCCGCCGTGACCGTATTCAAGATAACAAGCACGAATTTTACCGGGAAAGCGAAGTCGGAATAGAAGGGAATCTCTATATGGCAACAGAACTTGAATTCGGGTTACAGACTCGCGAAGAACTCGACGAAGCGGGCCTAATTATGGCCCGGGCGTACGAAGATTATGACTACGTCACGCTCTATTTCCCTGATAGGGAAAAAAGCCGAAATGGACTGCAGATTTTTATGCAATGCGTCCTAAAAACGTGCTATGGAAAGGCTGATTTGTTGGCGGCGCATCGGGACGGCAAGCTGGTTGCACGCGCAACACTGGAAGCCCCTGGCTTCAAGAAACCTTCCGCATTCCAATACATTATACACGGTTTCTGGCGTGTGTACCTTAATACGAAATGGAGCGATATCAACGGATTCATAGCTATGGACGAAAACGCCAGCAAGCCCTGCCACGATTTTCAGAAATCAGGACCGGACATCTGGTATCTCAGCATGCTCGAGGTGGACTCGTCTGCGCAGGGGCAGGGTGTCGGCTCGCAGTTTTTAATTTATATGGAAGAGTACGTGCGGGAGCGTGGCGGCAAGCAGTTGGCTCTTTTTACGAATTCCCGGGAAAACCTCGCTTTTTACAGCAAACGCGGCTACGAGGTCTTTCACGAATGCGAAATTGAGCACAACGGCCGGAAAATCGGCAGCTGGAGCATGAAAAAAATTCTAAATTAACGGCCACTATGAGTGAAGCTATTAACAATGTGAAGCAGGCGTTTGACGCAGAACTTGCGCAGACCGACCTTACGAACCAAGAAGCCGTCAACAACCTCCGCGTGAAGTACCTGGGCAAGAAGGGGGCCGTCACCGACCTCATGAAGCAGATGGGTAGCTTGAGCGCCGAGGAACGTCCGGCTTACGGCAAGCTCGTGAACGAACTTAAGGTCGCCGTCTCCGAGGCAATCGACAAGGCTATCGAGACCGCGAACCAGGCTGCCCTCCAGAAGAAGCTGGAAAGCGGCTTTGTAGATACCACGCTCCCGGGTGCAGGCATCCCGGCGGGCTCGACGCATCCGCTCTACGACGTGCGCGAAGAGATTATCGACTTCTTTAGCCAGATGGGTTTCGAGGTGGACTTCGGTCGCGACATCGAGACGGACTGGTACAACTTCGAGGCGCTCAATACGCCGCCCGACCATCCGAGCCGCGACATGCAGGATACGTTCTACGTGGACGACAAGGTGATGCTGCGTACGCATACTTCCGGCACGCAGATCCACTACATGGAAACGCACAAGCCGCCCTTCCGCATGATTGCTCCAGGCCACGTGTTCCGCGTCGACAACGATGCGACCCACGCCCCGATGTTCCAGCAGTGCGAAGGCCTGGTGGTGGATGAAAACATCAGCTTTGCAGACCTCAAGGGCGTGCTCCAGGTGTTCATGAACAAACTGTTCGGCGAAGGTGTCAAGACGCGTTTCCGCCCGAGCTTCTTCCCGTTCACGGAGCCCAGCGCCGAAATGGACGTGAGTTGCGTGTTCTGCGGTGGCAAGGGCTGCCGTCGCTGCAAGGGAACCGGCTGGATGGAAATCGGCGGTTGCGGTTCCGTGGACCCGAACGTGTTCAAGAACTGCGGCATCGATTCCGAGAAGTACACGGGCTTTGCATTCGGCTTCGGTCTCGACCGTATCGCCATGCTGCGCCACGCGATTCCGGAAATCGGTTTGCTGACCAGCAACGACCAGAGATTCCTGAGCCAGTTCTAGTTTAGACGATAAATATGAAAAAACGGACCGTGCGGCCCGTTTTTTTTGTATTAAATCGTTTTGTTTTTGGCGAATAGCCGAGTCGCTTACTTGATGCGTAGTCTCGCGTATTCGTACAGGCCGAGCGAAAGTGCCACCGAGGCGTTGTAGGAATGCGCTTCGGGCATCATCGGAATGCGGAGTACGGCGTCGCACTGCTTGCGGATGAAGGGCGGGAGGCCCACGTCTTCGCCACCGACGGCGATGACCGCCTGGTCGCTGAATTCAAAGCCGGCGAGGTTCGTCTCGGTGTCGGCATCGAGGCCCAGAATCTGGTAGCCTGCGAGTTTGAGTTCGCCGACGGCGGCTTCCAGGTTGTTCGGGCGGCAAATCTTCATCTTGTCGAGCGCGCCTGCGGCAGAGCGGGCGACAGCCGGCGTAATGCCGCACATGCCCTTGGCCGGGAGCATCAAAAGGTCTACGCCCAGGGCGAGCGCACTACGGATGCAGGCGCCCAGGTTGCGCGGGTCTTCGATGTTGGTGCCCACGGCAATCAGCTTGCGTTCGCCCTTTTGCTTGGCGGCAAAGTATTCTTCGCGGATATCTTCCCAAACCAGGAGTTCCTTTTCGTTCAACAGGGCGACCACGCCGTGGTGCTGCGTCGTATAAGTATTTAGAACCTTGGAATCCACCTGCTGCACGTGCACATGGGCACGCTTCGCGAGTTTTTGCAGCTCGTAGAGTTTGGGGTTGCCCGACTGGTGCATAAAGAGCACGCGGTGCACCTGCATGGGGCTGCGTTCCAGCAAGTCGGTCACTTCGCGGATGCCGCCGATAGCGGTTTGCGGAGCGCCATCGGGATCGCCAAAACTCACGCGGCGGTCGCCATCGGTTTTACGGCGTGTGAAACCTTCGCGCTTTTCGAAGCTGTCGCGCGGTTTAAAGTTATCGCGCGACTTGAAACCGTCGCGGCGTTCAAAACCGTCACGAGATTCGCGGTCCTTGAAGTTGTTGCGGATAATGCCGAATTCAGTTTCTTTGTTCTTGTCGAAAGCCATGTTTCTTCCTTTTAAAAATTTTCCTTGGATTGCTTCGCACGGCGTGCTTGCAACGACGTTCTGTCTTAGGGCTTTTCCCTACAAATGATAATCTGGTCCATCTTGATGTCGGTCAGCTTTTGCATGAGCGGCTCCACGCTAATCTGCTTGGGAGTCGCGATGCCTGCCTTGTGGGCGTTCGGGTGCTTTGCCAAAAAGCGGTCGTAGTAACCCTTGCCGTGTCCGCAGCGTTCGCCGGTCAGGTTGAACTTGGTGCCGGGAACCAGGAACACGGTGAAGTCGCCTTCGTAGGCCGGAATGTCGCCGCGGGGTTCCATAATGCCGAACTTGCCCTTGACCAAATCTTTCTTGAGGCTTTGCACGTGGCAGAATTCCATGGTCGTGGGGCCCGTGCAGCGGGGGAGCAGCAGACGGTCTTCGTCGGCGAGCTGCTTGATAATCGGCATAATGTTCGGTTCGCCCGTGAGCGGGTAGAACGCCGCCACCTTGCGTGATTCCCTGTAACCCTTGATGGCGTGGACTTCTTCCCACGGGTTTCCGATAAGTTCTTCGCCGTCGCGCTTTTTGCGCAACATCTCGAAAAGCGGCCGGGAGCCGAAAATCAAAAGGAGTAAGGCAGAAACGAGAAGTATAGATTCCATAGTATGCCTGCGGGGATTTGTCCAGTAGCGGGCGGTTAAGGTGAGTTATAAAAAATTTAGTCGGGGTCGCCTACGCGCTTTGCATTGGGCAGGTTCTGTTGCAAAATTTCAGTCCACAGGGCGCGTTGCCAGTTCATGAGGTGCGCCTCTTCGTAGCGGGCCTCCCAGGGCATGTCACCCGGAGCGGCTAGCCAAATGAGCTGCGCCTTGTTGGCCAAGAGCGATGGGTCGAGTTCCAGTTCCTCTGCCTTAAGGTCGCGCCAGGTCTTGAGCACCGAAAGCAGGTCGGAGTTCGGCACCACCGGCGGGGGCGGGGCCTTGGGGAGTCTTTCGGGCCAGTCCGATTGCGGCACGGCTACGGCCGTCTGCAGCATGTTCACGAACGAATCCAGGCGCTCGTCGCGGAAATTGCGGGGGAGCTTCGGCAACTTTTCCAAGTCCACGGTCGGGAAGTTCGCTTCGCTGCGGCGGGCGATGGCGAGCATCAGTTCCACCGGCATCACCTTGTAGGGCGGGCGATCCAGTTCCTGGGCCTGGTTTTCGCGCCATTCCCAGAGGAACTTGAGCACGTTCAGGGCGCACGGCGAAAGCGGAGCGGAGCCAGTGACGCGCCAGGGATCCTTTCTCTGCGGGGCGGGATGCTTGGCATGTTCGATCAAGGCGTCGCACTGTTCGGTAAGCCAGCTCATGCGGCCAGCTTCCTGCAACTTTTCTACGAGAATCGCGCAGAGTTCGTGCAGGTAGAACGTGTCGTGGATGGCGTATTCGCACATTTCGAGCGGCAGCGGTCGCGTGGTCCAGTCGGCACGCTGGTTTTCTTTCTTGAGTTCGTCGCCGAAGTATTCGCGGACCAAGTCCGCAAGGCCCAGGTGATCTTCGCCCAGGATCTTTGCCGCGAGCATGGTGTCGAAAATTTGCTTGGGCGAGAATCCGTAAGTCTGCCACAGCAGTCGCAAGTCGTAGTCGGCGCCGTGGAAAATGAGCGTCTGCATGGCGCGGGCCTTGAACAAAGGGGCAAGGTCAAGCCCACACAGCGGGTCCACAATGTAATGGTGCTCGCCGATAGTAATCTGGATCAGGCAAAGACGGGTGGTATAATGGTACATGGAATCCGCCTCGGTATCGACGGCGGCCATTTCGTACAGCTCCAAATCCGCGAGCAAATTCGCGAGCGATTCTTCGCTATCTACCAGTATGTATTTCTCGTCTTGCATCGGTAGGGTGAAATGTAATAAAATTTTTGGGTAAAGGGGGGCTTGCTTAATCTTGCGGAAAAAATTTACCGGTGCGCAGCCGCAATAGCGCGGATGATTCTTGTTGGGACTTCGTTTTGCTTTGCAAGTTTGGGCCACTCGGTGACGGCGCTTTTGACTTCATCGAGAATTTTTTTATAGCGCCCCTGTCGCAGTCCTGCAAATTTTGCGACCGCTTTGAAATCGTCTAGCGAGAAATTGTCTCGCTTGCCATTGAATGTCATCTGGTGAGTGCCGGTCCATAGACCTTGCGGATTGTAGGCGTAGGTCATGTCGAATGCGGGAGCGAGTTTCCACGCTCCACTTTTGTCCATCAAGAACCCGATGTTTTTGGCGTGGTCATCTTGGTTGCGGGCGCAGATGTTGAATGCCGCACGGCGGAACATTTCTTCGAGTGCGTCGTAGCCGAGGCCTAGCAGCTTGATGATGTTCAGGGCTTGTTCGTAGCTGTAGGCGCCGGGCATGTTGAAGTCGTAATGGGCAAGGCCGCATAGCGACTGGTAATGCATCTTTTTCCCGCCCGGCAGTCGGTCGAACCGTCGGGTCATAAAGTGCCTGTGTCCGGCGCATTCGTACAGCTTGCATTCGGTCATGTCTATACCGGCAAGCTTGGCCATTTGCGAGTAAGTGTATTCAATCGCGCCGTACCCAAACAGGTCTGCATTTTCCTTGTCGCCGTTTTGTTCCACATCGTCGAGTTTTAAAAGCCAGTAGCCGAAGTTCGCGTCTGTGGCCACCTGGCCTGAACGCATTTCGCCAGTTGCTTCGTCATAGGCGATGAGGATTTTCGCGCGGGCGCCTCCAGCGGAGGTTCCTACCCGGAGAATGTTCTCGAAGGATTTTGTGTTTTTTTTGCTGAGCTTTTTTGTGGAGAACCGCTTTCGTTGATTCAATACTTCGGCGGCGAAAATTCGCAGGTTTTCTATATCCAGGGAGTCGTCTGTGTGAGAATCGGGGCCTTGCAAGGGGAGAAATTCCAGCGCCCCCATGCCGCGGTTCCCTGTGTAGCACAGGCGCTCAAGGGCGGTAAAACTTTCGGGGAGCCGGCCTTGCCGAATAAGCCATGCGTCAATGACTCTGTTGCCGAATTTGTCGGGGATGCTGTCTACGAAAAGTCCCGGAAGTCCATGGAATGTCTTTGACAGCAGTGGAAACGAATAAATTTGCTTGGATACGGGCATTACTATAGGAGAAGGTTCTATTCCTGCTCCGATAAGATTAGGGGCGTATTCGAAACGCGCTGTTTGCTCGCCTTCGAGCATAGAAAGCGCACCGATGGTCGTTCCCCAGAGTTTTACTTCGACTGCAATCATAATGCGTTACTTGTCTTCGTCCCATACCCAGGGCTTGTTCTTGGCAGGGCTTTCGGCGGCTGAATATTGAGCGGAGTTGTCAGCGACGGAATTTTCGCTGGTGCTTTTCTTGTGAGGAGAGCTTGCGCGTTGACGGTTCTTGATTTGCCCCATTTGCAAAAGTTGCATGGGCGAGGGAGAATCGTCCGGGAATATACTCAAGAAAGTCTCGAGCATATTGCAGGCCCGTAGTACCTTAACTAGATTTAACACCTGGACTGAATCGCCGCGTTCAATGCGTTCTACGGTTCCCTTGCTGACTCCGGATATTTGGGCGAGCTGGGCTTGTGTCCAGTTGTTCCTTATGCGGAATGCCGCCATACGTTTCCCTAGTAGGGCTAGTGCGGACTCGTCGGTTTGTGCTTTGTATATCGCCATATTTTCTCCCGTTGTTTAAATTGAATATAATAAAAATTGAATCTAAAAACAATGGTATTTCGTTAGATTTGGTGAATTGTTACAGAAATTGTGCATTTATTCTTTAGATTTAGTGAATTATTTTTTTCTAAAAAGAGCGGGAAAAGCGTGCTAAACGAGTGTCGCGACAAAATGCTTGCATTTTGTCATGACCGAGTGACGCCGCGGTAAGCAGCGAAGCGTAGGCGTCAAAAGGGATTGATTCGTCGCTAGTCTCCGGTCTGCGACCGGCTAGCTCCTCACCCTGACGGGCTTATCGCTTCGCTCAAAGTCCTAAACAACTCGCATGCACTTCGTGCGCCTCGTTGTTTAGTGTTAGCCCGCAATATTCCTTGCTTGCGCAAGGTTGCGGTCTAACCCTACGGGCTCGATGCAAGCTGCGCTTGCCTCAAGCTCATAATTAGCCTCTTCGCACTTCGTGCATGAGACAAATTATGTGATTTGGTGTATAGGGAAAAGGGATTGACAGCTGCGTCAGTCTCCGCTGCGCGGCTGACTTGCTGCCCTGACGGGCTTATCGCTTCGCTCAAAGTCCTAAATTCTTTTCACGGGCTTCGCCCACAAAAGAATTTGGTCGCACCCTCTTCGAGGGTGCCGGGTCCCTTCCCGTGTTATAAAACGAAAAAAGACACCATATAGGTGTCTTTTTCGTTTTAGAGCGGGAAAAGGGACTCGGACCCTCGACCCCGACCTTGGCAAGGTCGTGCTCTACCAACTGAGCTATTCCCGCGAGGTTGCCCAATTATAGTTAAATAAAATGGGCGTGTCAAGGGATTGTGTGGCTAAAAAATGAATTTTTTTGAGCCTATCCCGGTTCCTGGGGTTAGCCTTTTCGGTAACCGTTCGGGTTGTTCTTTTGCCAGTTCCAGGCGTCGCGGCACATTTCTTCGATGCCGAACTGCGCCTTCCAGCCGAGTTCCTTGTAGGCTTTTTCGGGGTTGCAGTAGCAGGTGGCAATGTCGCCTGCGCGGCGGGGCTTAATGCTGTAGGGCACCTTGATGCCGTTCACCTTTTCAAAGGCGTGCACCACGTCGAGCACGGAGTAGCCGTGGCCTGTTCCCAGGTTGTAAATGGCGAGTCCGCACTTGTTTTCGATGGCCTTGAGGGCGCTCACGTGGCCTGCGGCGAGGTCGCATACGTGAATGTAGTCGCGCACGCCAGTGCCATCGGGGGTGTCGTAGTCGTTGCCGAACACACCGAGTTCCTTGCGGATACCGACTGCGGTCTGCGTAATGTAAGGCATTAAGTTGTTCGGAATTCCGCTCGGGTCTTCGCCGATGCGGCCACTCGGGTGTGCGCCGATCGGGTTGAAGTAGCGGAGCAGTACCACGTTCCATTCGGGGTCGGCCTTCTGCACGTCGATCAGCACCTGTTCCAGCATCGACTTTGTCTGTCCGTAGGGGTTGGTGATGGCGCCCTTCGGGCAGTTTTCGGTAATGGGAATTTCGGCGGGGTTACCGTACACGGTGGCCGACGACGAGAAGATGATGTTCTTGCAGCCGTTGTTGCGCATGGCGTTCAACAGCACGAAGGTCGCATTCATATTGTTTTCGTAGTATTCCAGCGGCTTGGCGACCGATTCGCCCACGGCCTTTAGCCCTGCAAAGTGGATGCAGGCGTCAAAGTGGTTTTCTTTGAAAATCTTGTCCATGGCGGCTGCATCGCGGGCGTCCGCCTTGATAAAGGGAATTTCTTGCCCGACGATTTCGCCGACTCTGCGGAGCGATTCGTCGCAGGAATTAACCAGGTTGTCGACGGCGACAACGGAATGGCCTGCCTTGTACAATTCAATAATGGTGTGGCTGCCGATATAACCTGCGCCACCAATCACTGCAATCTTCATTAAAAACCTCAATTTTTAGGCTAAAAATACAAAAAAAGGGGTGTTTGGGTGAATTTTTCAAGAAAAAGGAGGCGAAATTTCGGTGAACGATATTGCCGAAAAACTGAATATGGAACAGTCCGTGGTAAGCCACCAGCTGCGAATCTTGCGTACGGCGAACTTGGTCAAGCCGCGTCGCGATGGTCGCAAGATGTTCTATTCGCTTGACGATGAACATATCGGATTGATTTTCAATACGGGTCTCACACATATTCTGCACAAGAACGGTAAGTAAATGCCTGCTGTTTTAGAAATTCTGGAAAAGTTTGTTTGGCAATTCATTACGCTGTTTTCCATTTTGGCGACGTATTCGCTGCTGGGCGGCACGTTTGCGATTTTGCGTCCGGTGGCTGCATTTGTAACGGCAATGCTTGGCGGAGTATTCACGAATCTGGTCACGAAAAACGAACCGGAAACGGGCGTCGCAGTCATCGGCGAATCTCATGAACATCACCACGAACATCACAATCACGAACACTGCGATTGTGAAGGCGACCATTGTTCCTGCGGCCATGATGATCACGATGAGCATGAGAAAAAGTCTTTTGCGCAAAAGTTGAAAGAAACTTTTGAATACGGCTTTGTAAACATGATTGGCGATGTGAGCAAGTGGCTGACGATTGGCCTTTTGCTGGGCGCCTTGATTGCGGCTTTTGTTCCGGATGATTTCTTCTTGTTTTTGCACGAATATCCGCTGCTTTGCATGTTGGTGGTGAAGGCGAATGCCATTGCCATGATCACGAACATGGCGAACATCATTATGAGGGGCCTGTAGTCAAATTCTATCGCGTGAACGGAATGAGCTGCAGTCACTGCAAGGCTTGCGTCGGAAAAGTTTAACGGGCGAAAAGTTTAGCGGGCGCGGCTTGCGAAAATCTCGAAGTCTTCGGGAGTCGTAAGCTTGTCGTTCAGGTTGTTGCCCTTCACGATGTAGACGCTTTCGCCGAAATATTCGAGGATGCTTGCTTCGTCGGTGGGGGTAAAGTTTAAAGGCTCTGCGGCAATGCGCCCGTAGAGCTTTTTCAGTAAGGCAATCGAGGCCGCCTGCGGGGTCTGCGCCATCCATACGGTGTTGCGGTCGATGGTCTGCTGCACGCATCCGTCTTTTGCAATTTTGATGGTGTCGACGGCAGGTTTAGCCACAAGACAGCTGCCTTTTTCGATAAGCGTCTTGCAAACGTCAAGAATGATTTCTTTACTGATGAACGGACGCGCGACATCGTGTACCAGAACATATTCGGCGTTGCTCGTGAGCGCATTCACGCCGTTTTCGACGGACTGCCAGCGTTCTGCGCCGCCTACAACGATTTTCAGTTTAGGGTGCGAAAAATCTTTTTCGAAATGGTCCTTCCAGTCGGCGGGCACGGCCATCTCGACTTCGGCGATTTCATCCATCGAAAGGAAGGTCTCGAGGCTGTAACGGTAAACGGGCTTGCCGCCCAGAACCAAAAGCTGCTTGGGAATGTTTCCGCCCATGCGCTTGCCGAGTCCCCCCGCAGGGAGTACCGCCGCGAATTTTCCTTTCATGTCCATACTTTAGTTTCCTTTTTCTTCTTCGCTTGGATGAATGCCGCGAGAACCTTCGCCCTTAATGCATCGAATACTGGGGTAGACGCGAGTGTCGCCTGTGGTTGTGTAGAAACTCGGTTCTATATTTTTTTCGGGACTTCCGAATTTGAGGGCTGTTCGGGAAGAACCGCTGCCAGAGACCATAAAGAAAGCTCCGACTTCTGGGTTGCTGAAATGTTTAGCCTCATCCACAACACGCCAGTTGTAGCAGTACACTTGACCAGTGGGTGTAATATTGAATCCGAAAGTGTTATATCCGCCGTGTTCCCTTGCCCCCCAGGGCTGTGCAGTCGTGAGGGCTTTTGCAACGGAATGTCCACCAGTAATGTCTAGAACGTATTTAAGTAGCGTATCCCATTCTTCGCGGGTTGGAATGTGCCAACCGTCAGGGCAGACCCCTTGAACGGGCCAATCTATGGAATCGCTGTAGGAATAATTGTTTGCACCGGCCCATGCGTAGTAACGTCCGAGGTACTCGTTGGCTTCGCAATCGTGGCTATGACACCAACTGCTGTCAATGGCGAATTTTAGGTTTTCTGCCATCCATGTCTGTTCGCCAATTTTGACGGTTTTATAAATGTTTCCGTCGCGTTCATCGATGATTTCTCCGTAGGCCCCTGCGTATTCCTGGGCGATTTTTGTCGTGTCGTATTTAGGAATTTCGTAGGTTGATTTGGGTAAAGTAATGGAATCGGGGATGATTATAGAAAGGAGCGATCTGCAATGAATGTAGACGGCGTTATTTCTGTATAGGGTTTTCCCGTAAGACGAATAGCACGACGCCTTTGTTGAGTCGCTGCAAAACTCGGTAACGTAGACTGATTCGTCGCAGGTCTGGTTTGTTTCCATTGTGCTTTGAGCGGATAAAGTCCAATACATTTGAACCTCGCCAAATCCTAAGTATTCGCCATCGTAGTTGCGATATCCTGCGTAAAATCCTTTTGTTCCATTACTGTTCCATGTCCATCCGGAGGGGCATGGATCCTCAAGATCGGGGGAGCAGGATCTACGGAGATTTGTGTTCCTGAGTGTCTCGCCCCATTTGTAGAGACGACCGTATTTTTCGCAGTTTGGGGCATAATCGTTAAAGCACCAACTTTGATCCGGGATCTCGTAGTTGATTGGCTGGATCATGTGAATGGAACTGTCCGCTTGGATTTCTATGTCGTAGACATGCCCGTCTCGCTTGTCAGTAACCTGCATCTTTTGTAGGTCTATGATTGTCTCTCCCCATTCGTGGATGTATGAAAAGGAATAGGGAGTCGTGTTGGTGTCGGCGCTAGAACTGGATGAACCTGAATTTTGTGAAGAGGATGTTGCTCCACTAGAGGAACTCTTGCCTTGCGAGCTTGAAGAATAGCCTTTTGAATTCTCTGAGGAAGAAGAACCCTTTGAAGAATCGCTTGAATTCTTGGCGGAAGAAGACGATTCCGTTTCTGACGTTTCGTTTTCTGGAGATGAGGCTGTTCCCTCGCCGCTGCATGCGAATAATGTAATCGCAATGGTTGCAATGATTGGCTTGATCAGAAACTTTTTCATGTATCCTCCTTTCCCTAAAATTTAATCACCCACGTGGCCGTTGTGGAGGCGCTCAAGGTAATCCTTGGTTTCTTTCGAGACAATTCCGCTCAAGAGAATCAGTGCGACCAGGTTCGGGAACGCCATGAGGCCGTTGAAAATGTCGGCGCTAGTCCATACGGCACTTACCGTGAGATACGGGCCGATAAAGATTGCCGCGATGTAGACCCAGCGGTAAATCAGGGTGGCCTTTTCGTTTTTGCCGCCCATCAAGTACTGCAGGCACTTTTCGGAATAGTATGCCCAGCCAAGAATCGTGGTGAATGCGAAGAACACCAAGGCGATGGCGAGGAAGAACGGTGCGATGACAGAACCGGCTGGAACGATGGCAAGGCCGCGGGAGAACGCTTCCATAGTGATGTTCACGCCTTCGAGACCGAGCTTCGGATCCCATGCGCCCGAAACCACGATGGCAAGGCCAGTCATGGTACAAATGATAATGGTGTCGAAGAAGGTGCCGGTCATGCAGACGAGACCCTGGCGAACCGGTTCCTTGGTCTTGGCTGCGGCCGCTGCAATTGGGGCGGAACCAAGGCCTGCTTCGTTACTGAAGATGCCGCGGGCGATACCTTTTTGCATGGCAATAAAGATGGTGCCGACGGCACCGCCGGTAATGGCGCTCGGGTTGAATGCGGCTTGCACGATTGTCTGGATAGCCAGCGGAATCTGGGCGAAATTCAAAAGCAGCAAGAGCACGCAGGCGAGAATGTAGACAATCGCCATAATCGGGACAATGTAGGTTGAAACTTTTGCGATGCGCTTTAAGCCGCCGATGATAACGGTTGCTGCAAAAATCGTAACCAAAAGGCCTGCGATGGCGGTGGTCCAAGAA is a genomic window containing:
- a CDS encoding sodium:alanine symporter family protein codes for the protein METLNSILDAIDGYVWGVPLIVIILFVGFLLTIRLGCLQVLNLPNAIRYMLHNEKGGEGEVSSFGALCTALAATIGTGNIVGVATAIGTGGPGALFWMEVAAFLGMATKYSEGLLAVKYRTVDKDSKVLGGPFYYIETGIKERFGWNMKWLAVIFAVFGIGAGLLGIGTITQVNGITSAMARLTPNAPEFINLGGNSVSWTTAIAGLLVTIFAATVIIGGLKRIAKVSTYIVPIMAIVYILACVLLLLLNFAQIPLAIQTIVQAAFNPSAITGGAVGTIFIAMQKGIARGIFSNEAGLGSAPIAAAAAKTKEPVRQGLVCMTGTFFDTIIICTMTGLAIVVSGAWDPKLGLEGVNITMEAFSRGLAIVPAGSVIAPFFLAIALVFFAFTTILGWAYYSEKCLQYLMGGKNEKATLIYRWVYIAAIFIGPYLTVSAVWTSADIFNGLMAFPNLVALILLSGIVSKETKDYLERLHNGHVGD